The window GGCGGCATCAGTGGAGTACCTGGCACCGAACAGACGCAGGTTCCCTTCCCACTTACAGTCAGTCGGTGCGGGAATGACAGCTTGTAGAAAAGGCAGCCTTAGACAGGTAGGGAGGGATGTGAGGTAGGTAGATGGCAAGAAACAGTATGCGGCCGGCCACCTCGGAGGTTCATCGTCCACAACGCTACGGTAACAGGTATGGGGCAGGAACGCACTCAGATCGATTGCCTCCTTGGCAGCCTTCCGAAACTCGGCAATATCCATCCGAGACTCCCCCAGCATATGTATTCAGTCGTTCGGAGTAGGCTTTCGGAGTGGTTTACCGTCGGTCGAATCGACATGTACCGTGCTGGCGTAGGTAGAGGTGAAGGTAGTGCAGGCCTAGATGTTGTGGTGTACAGGAGGTAGGGAGGGAAGCAGGGAAGTAGGCAGGCGGGCCGGCAGGAAGATAAATGCACAGCACAATGGTAAGCCGGTACGCAAGTAGGGGTAGGTGCAAACCGAGCGAAGCCCTCTAACCATCGAaacaggtaggtaggtaggtcTGTTGCGTCAAGCTGACCCCGCAACAGGCCGCTTCACCGCGCCCTGATATCGGTTGGGTAATTCGCATCATATCGTATCGCATCGTATCGGGTGGGTTGACGCCGAGGGGTCATGATagctccgtacatgtgctactGTACGAGTTCATACAATATTGACCTTTAAGTTATGTGTTTACGAGCACCGGGTATTCATATTAAGATGTGTAGCATGCTGGTGCAGGATGGAGGGGCAgcatacatgcatgtgcagaACTCTCAATCTCAAGTATGGCTAAGCCAGTATAGTAAGCTCCTTCCCCCTGATGGCCCGGCTTATGCGTTTGAGTCATAATTTATCTTCCATTTCTATTCTCGTCCATTGTCTTGCTTTGCTCTTCCCACCCCGACCAATGGACTTGAGATCTCATCTCCCCCCTTTTCCCACACAACTCGAAGGCGACAGTTCATACTTGTTGACGGCATTGAACTTGAACTCGACCTCCATCCTTCGAATGCGACGCGCGCAGGCAGTCACCTACTGCATGAAGCACTAGGGCATGGCGTCCTCAAGCATGCTACGGCAGCATCAAGGGACCAAAGTCGTCGGTGGTACATGTAGCAAGCTATGTCTTCTCTCACGGGCAGTGTATGGGCCCCAAGGGTGTGGCATTACGCTGCAGCGGCCAGTGAGGGGACGCTTAGGCGCTGACGATTTCATAACCGAGCGTCCGATCGTTGCTGACGCAGCACAGGCGCTGCTTCTAACCaatatatatagaatagAAGTATAGTTGTACTTCATTTTAATCCAGTAACGGTAAGGAGGAAAGTGTGGCAGGATATGATTGCCGATGAGAATCAGATGCAAGAAAAGAACTGTATCAATTGTACCCGTCCGAGGAAAATTAcagatgtacagtactagcgAGAAGAAGGAAAAGAGATCCTTTCGCGTTCAGACTTCTTCGTTCGCATTGATCGGCCGAGGGAAAATCCCGAGGGGCAAGATAAGCTGGAAGATAAGACGGAGCACGTACGATCAGATTGGTTTCCATTCAGCTACACTGCTATGCCCTTATTCTGTATTAAAAAACGCAACCAGTGACGCCGCATACAACCCCTACTGCTGCGCGTCGATATAAAATCCTGTAGCGCACGCAAACTCTTATCGAAAACTGCAAAATAGATCTTAAATCGGCAACTGAGTGGCACAGCATGCAGTGCAGGGGGCTAGAAGGGCGTTCAGTTAGCACGACAATATCTTGCAAGTCAGAGGGCCAGCACCTACGATTACTTAGGCATGGCCATAGACCAGAAGTTTGGTACGTAATCCACACTTCCGCGTTGGAGAGTTTCAAACGGTTCAGTTACATCCCTACCGTGAGAAATAGACATTTCCCCATTGGTTCCATTGTTCAAAATACTCTTTGTGTTTAGCATTCCCAAGAGCCGGAAAAGTAGGGTTAGCTGTGTTACGCCTTGATGAAATCCATTGTCAGTTACACGCCTTTTGCTCATACAAGAGCGatcggtacaagtacagcctCTTAAAGAGTCAGTTGCGATCGGGTGGCCCGATCTGTTGCTTTCGTACGGCCAGTAGAGGCAAAGACAGGCTTCACGCTTCCCTGAAGGAAAGGCCAATTCGACTAGTGCCAACAGTTTCGTAAGGTCAGCAGCTGCCCCGTACTTCTAAGAACCTTTGCGATGCTATGGCCAACGGTAGATCGTTCCGCTGGCTGGCAGGCACGCTTGGTGAGTGGCCGCTAGTCGACCTTGATGGCGCTGCGTTGTCGATGCCTGTTAGTCGTCGCGCTCTACAAGGTCTCTCTCTTGAAATATAAACTGTGCGTTAAGCCACTGACCTGTATATCTGTCGCACAAAGGCATAGGCGCTCAGGAAACCCACGGTGCCCGTCAGCAAGCCGTATACGCAGCAGGCCATGAGGCTGTAGGTGAAGAACAACAGACCGCTCACGAAACCGCTGATGTGCAGCTTGAAAGCGTAGTACCATATGCAGTAGCCAAACATCCagacggcgctgccgccgccgaccaggAATGACTGCCACCACCAGCGGTGGTTTTCCGAGCAGAGTTGCATGTATACGGTCACGACCGTGACCTCGGCGATGGTCGTCACCAGGATCGCCGACACGACCGACAGAAATCCGAACACGTAGTAGTAACCGCTTCTGTCCTGCCAGACGAACTGGAAGACGAACAGGAGCtcgacgaagatgacggcgaACGGGACCAGGCCCGCGAGCAGCATCGACTGCAGGGGCTGGAGGTACCACGCCTGCGGCGGGATCTGCCTCTGaatcgccgccgtcctcgtcgggtGCTCCCAAGGGCCCACCTTGACGTAGCCGTAGTAAGCACCAGCGAGCACGAGGGGCACCTGCACGCAGAGccagaggacgaggatggcgatcAAGGTGCCGAAAGGGATCGCCGTGCTCGATGCCTGGGCCCACACAAAGAGGTTGAGGAtgaagacgaggccgaagaTGAGACCGGGGAATAGAAGGGCGGTGAGTAGCGCGTTTCCTCTGTAGTTCTGGCCGTCGAAGCTCCTAAACACGCGTGCCGAGAAGTAACCGGAGAAGAGGCCGGCGAAGATGAAGAGGCCTAGACCAACGctgacgaagccgccgcggAAGCTGGGGTTCAACACACCCACGGCGCTCAGAAGCACGAGTCCTATGGCGACGAACAGAAGCTGCATGCCCGACCCGACGAGGGGTGCCAAAAGGCTGCCCCAGTTGGGTTTGCGGAACACGTCGGCGTGCAGGAGCTTCCAGCCCGTCacgtcctcgagcgcctcgtcgtcttcgtcgtcatctgcATCACCCTCGTTATCGATACCCGAACcagggtcgaggaggcccgTCGTCGTATCCTTGCCCAGCCGTgacttcctcctcctcgccttgCCCTCCTCTGCCGCTGCCTCCCTGTAGCCCTTGATGTCTGTGCGGACCGTTTTGGCGATGATGATCATGACGATGCCCGTAAGCAGGAAGCAGATGATGAGCGAGTTGACAATGGCCAGCCAGTGAATGTGCGAGCCCTCCTCCTGATTCACAAAGTACAAGTCCCAGCGGTGCGACCACTCGATGGTCTCATCCTCGCGGAAGTAGACCGAGTACGTGTAAGGAATCGTTAGCGAAGCGTCGCCTTctcctccatcctcgtccagaCTGTCATTATTTTGGCCCGCTAGGTCGCTCGACCCTGTCTTGTTGGGTGCCATGGAGAGCTCAAAGCCGCTCGTGATTTTTTGCAGGTCCGTGGGGCAGCCAGAGTCGTCCCTTTTGTTGTCACGTCCTACGCTCTTGGGGTAGACCTCAAATCCAACAATGAGCCTCTCGCCTCTGTCGCCGGCTCGACCGGCCGCCTTGCGGTAGCGAATCACAATGGTGTGATGGTTGTATAGAAAGTAACGCAACTTGCCGGTGCTTGGCGagacgtcgacgtggccaagCTTGAAGCCGGCGGCATAATACTTTTGGGTCTTGTCGCTCGTTACGAAGCTTGTCGCACCTGGGAGGTTGTCGACGATCCATTCGGCCACGAAGCCGTTTTGGATCACCTCTTTCGCTCGCCGTACATCACGGGGCGAAACGTCCTTGTTGCAGAGGAACTTGCACGGTTTGTCGGTGCCCATGACAAGGTCGATGTCGGAGGCGACGATCCGGTCGCCTCTCaggacctcgccgaggtTCAATGGGATGCTCTGCCCGCTTAGAAGGCCGCCTCTGGTCTTGTGCTTGCCCGTCGGTGGGCAGACGAAAGGGAGGTCGTAATAGGCATACTGCAGTTGAGTGTTGTCGGAGTAGACTTTGTTGACGAGAAGAGGCACCTGGTCACCCTCCTTGTGGCTCGTAACGGACCAGCCTATAGCAGCAATGTCAGCAACGTGAGCCCTTGGCGAGATGGGGAAGGGCGGGTGCTCAGGTCGTCCAAGCTGGACCACACCGTACCAGGTATGTAGAAGGCGTTGGCGGGAGCGAGGACCAAGACGGAGAGCAAAGCGCCCAGTCCAGCTTTCAACACCGGCGTCATGGCACCCAGCTTCCTCAACTATGAAGCAACGTCGGATATTCGGGAGGCAAGGGTAAAGATGCGCACAATACGAGGCTGTCGACTGCGTGGCATAAAGGGAACGTCGGATCGGCGCTCGCTGTCGTGGAACTGGCCGGCCCTCGGATGTCACACCGCTGACTGCCGGTACGGTTTCGAGACGCGTCAAGATAGGAAATCGGAATGGCAGGCTCAGGGCGAGATGGAGAAATCAAACGAGTGTAATCGGCACTGAGCGCCGGAGCGAGAGCAATCAGAATCGTGGAATGTCGTTGCGCACGCGACCTGCTCGGTTGGGAAGCAGCGCCCGAATGTCGCAATAGACGTCGATAACGAGCCGGTGCAACCTTGAAGGCACCGTGAGTTTGAGGGTGATTAAGGGTGTGCGTGCGAGTGTTCTCCGTGCAGACCTTCGACTGCTGGCCGTTGGTGAGAGGGTAGGAGAGTAGCTTGGTAGGTTGATTGATGACGGGTGGATGCTTCAACGCAAGGACGAGCGGCCAAACGAGATCGGCAACCGAGAGTGGGGGGGTGGGGAGGTCAAGGAGGCAAGGAACACAACCAATGATGAATGGTGGGTAACTGTTTGCAACACGTGGTACTAGCTTCTTTAGTATTAGTTTGCATTCTGTCTGTGCAGTTCCTCTgtataatagtacttgtactccgtacaactgtGTGTTCGTACAGGATATTGCGGCATACCATAAAATATACTTTGTACTCCTTATAACATTTACTTCACCATATCTCACATTCATTACTATCTAATCTATACTTGTATACCCATGATGCTGCAGTATTGGGTACCTAACAAGCAAGCCAGAGAAATGTGTGTTACTCGTGCTGGAAAAGATGCTGAGATGGTCATGTGACATTGTATGAGCGAGTGTGCTTGCAGTTCAGCGGTTGCAAGGTACATACAACAGAACCGAATAGGTAGGTACAAAATagtaatataagtaatagCATGCATTCGAAGAAGAGTTCGTAGATATTAATGAATTGAATGTACCAACCCCCAACGGATCGACCACCACCAACCAACCTTCAACCCACTTACTATGAATAGGACTCGTACACTGCAGTATCAACTGCAACCTGCCGCTAACAGCAAACATCAATGAATGGCCGAGGACACATCTAATCAGATATACgaagcagccgccgccgatatTGATGATACGGCATATGGCTCATGGTGACCTCCTACGCCTTTTACGACCATTTCAGCCGAGCCGTCCTTCAGATTTTCGCCCACGCCCAATACACAATTTTAAAGCCATGCATGCGGTAGGCTGCAGCACAACATCCTCTGCCGCGCCATGTCCCGGCAACCATGAAGCCAGCGAAGCAGAGCGGCAATGTGGAAGTATACACTACCGTGAGGAGAAGGCCCTAGGGAAATCTCGAAACAACTGTCGATACTGAATACGAGttgccaagtacttgtacacaaATGGTTGAACGTATGGTACGTCTGCAATCTGCAGCACGGAATTCGAAAAGTTACCCTGCCGTCAGAGAATTATTCTAGAAACAAATCCGGCGTCCAAAGTACTCTGGAATGAGTGGGTCGAGTATATTAACATTATGTTCAGAGCCCTGCTCTACTGGGTTTTGTCGTCCGAAACCGACGCTCATATGGCACAAACACAAAAACCCTCCTTTACCCGAACTGGGCGTGATTCCCGCAAAACAATATACCAAACCGGCCGCTTTTTTTTAACACCTATACTCCATTTTACCAGTTTCACAGATTAGCTTGCTGGGACTCAAGCAGGACCAAAAGCAGAACGCAAAACAAGCCAGAAGCAACGGGTTTGTGCCGCCAGAGGGCATGACGGCGGATGCCGACAATCATGCCCAAACAGCTACGCCAAGAATCGCCTGCCTGTTCAACATGTTGATGCTAAACGCAGCTCATGACTGCGGCACGCAAGTGAACAAAAGGAGGCAATCCGGATCATGAGGCACCAATGgagcgccggccgaggctgTCGTACCCCGGCAGGAGGCCGTTGTTCTGGACCGTGTCCGGAATCCGGAAGACACGAGGCTGGTGGTACTGGGCAGCATCCTCCtcaacctcgacctcggccatggcgctgTCGAAGCTcggcaggccgtcgtcgaacgAAGACGGAAAGACGGTTTCGACGCCAATTTGCAGCGGAATCGCCAGCGATATGGTTGTATTGGTCGGTCCAACAGAAAGGTTCAAGTGCAGCGTGTAGGTCCTCGAAATAAGGCATGAGTGGAAGGTGGGGAGGAAGAGCTTTAGGTTCGTCAGGGGAATGCTGAATGGAACCTCGAGAATCGCCGAGTGTCGGATCGTGCACTTCTTGGCCCACTTGCGCTTTCGGTCACGGCCCCTGGCATAGTTGTTCTCGGacgcatcctcgtcgactccCAGGCTCGAATAGCCTGAATCTCTACGGGTCGATATGCTTCGCTCTTGCCACGTCACCTGATCCGGGGACAGGTTGAAGAGCGAATGTGTGGTGGCGTAACTTAGGGACGGGTTCGCCGTGTAGGCAGATCGACTGCCCAGATTCGGAAGGAGATCAGTCGGGGCGGCACCGAAGAAGGTGGCCGTCATGATCTTGCCCGACATTGAGTTGATCTTTGGGGGGGGCGTTCCGGACGAACTTGGGGCGAAATCAAGGCTGACGCGGGCGATGGAGGTGGAGGCGTTTTGCCCATCGCCGGAGAGCATGACCGCGCCAGGCTGggaggccgtggccgtcagCTTGCCCGTCTTGGCTGTGAAGAGGTTTTTCCGCATCGTCTTGGACTTGGACAAGTTGTATCTCTCGTCCCGAGCGGTGATGTCGAGAGGCGGATCCTCGGGAGCGGCGGGTAAAACCTTGACCATGTGGTAGCCTTCCATGATCTTGCCCGTCTCACGACAGGCCCTCGCCTTGACGGAATACTCGATCTGCGCCATCTCTGGCGCCTGATCATCGGCCTCCCAGAAGCCAACGGTGGGAGGCACCCGAAGGTGCTGCTCTCGCACGCCGGGAGTGCTGCAGTGGTGAGTGCAGGCGCCCAGGGTGAGCTGGTGGGGGACGACGAAGTGGAACGGGATGACGTATGAAGTTCCGGCTTCGAAAACTTTCGATTCGGGGAGGGTGCCACGTGGGATGGGCATGCGGAGCTTCATGAAGGGGCGGAAGGAATGGGAAGGATACTGCTGTACGAAGTCGAGTCGggtggcggcgatgccggtAAAGATGATTTCGAACCGGTCGAAGGGTGTGTCTCGTTGGGTATGGATGACGGCCTGGCCGGAGATGGTCGACCCGGAAGTGTAGACCTTGGATGTAAAGTGACCGTCGATCCTGACGTCGATGGCCGGCTTCAGCTGGACGGACGAGTTGGACCGAGCGCCGGCTCGATGGGTGCCGGGATCGGTAGCGTGATGTGAGGGCATGTTTCTGAAGTTGGTGGTATATATTGAATAGATGCTTCCGAGAAGGTACGTTATGCAGTGCTTGCGCAGCCCGCAACCGAGCGGCTGCACTGCAGGGGAGGAGAGCACTGGATGGGCTTACTTCCACCTCGGAAACGAAGGTAGTATCTTGACggctgacggccgaggcagggGAACGAGTGAAGGGGGGGTTGTTGGGCCGCTTGGTGAAGAATTACGTTCTCTGCGATGCTGGCCAAGGCTGTTCACGAATCGATGTGTGAGCAAGAAGCGAGGCGAACCGGGCAGGGAGGAGAGAGAACGATGTAGCTCGCTGCTCGTCGTATCCGTGGTCGTGGTTTGGTTGTGGCCGCAACCCTtgggtcgtggtcgtggcaGTGGTGAAGTGGTCGCagtcgtggccgtggccgtggtcgtggtcgtaTTCGCCGTGGTGACTGGCCGTTATCTAGATATACACAAAATTTGTGGTTGGTCGTTACTCGTCTCACTCGAAACGTCGCACTCGAAAGTTGGCGCTTCGGCGAATGAAATGTAGGGGAGGGCGGGAAGTTGGACGGACAGCCGGCTTCTTTATTTAACATGcaaacatgtactccgtacagaaagtaggtgcacggagtaggtgtacaggaGGCGAGGTACCTTGATAGATAGGTAATACACCtctgtactaggtaagtaagtacggagtacggagtactgtacgcgcAAATACATTACTTGAGCCACCCCGTGGTCTGTGGAGACAGACCACCAGCCCAAGACTTACTCGTACACATGCACACACAAGTGTTTGGGTACACGTGGGCGTAGATTCGAGTGACTCAGCGAAGTAGgttgcacagtacagtggATTCCAGAGTCACTCGTACACACAATCAAGCTCGTAGGTGTGCATATATATAGACACATGTGCAGCTGCACGCAGTAATGAGTACAATGCACGGATAGCAGAGAATAACAGTCAAAATAACAGAGCATTTTTCTGCGGGACCAGGCTGGGCGGTCAACGGTGCCAAAGTCTGTGCCAAAATAGGTGTACAGTTAGCCTCAACAGGCAAACTAGCGCCTCCGCCGATTATCGGTGGGAGGGGCAACGCCTAAAGGGGCCAAAGTATtggacatgtacggagtacaacgaCAATTATGGAGATTCGGTATCCGTTGTTCCGAACACGGACACTGcacgtactccatactcttGTACAAGAATGCCTGGATGATTATAAATACAACTACATTTATGTCCTGTCCTGTACGAAGTGAGTgttacaagtaatacggagtacatgtaagcatggagtactccgtactccgtactaacatCTGAcaaacatgtacttactccgtactccgtacagtactccatactgccCAGAGTGTCCGTACAGTGTGCGATTACAGATTCTGATGCAACCCGAAGGGTACGCCTGCCGAATCGGTACTTGCGCAATGCTACCAGGCCAGTCGCCTGCAGGCGCGTTCTGCAATTCCGACGAGCCCCCTTCTCTTTTCAAAAACAAACCTTAAACATCCTCCCTCTTCCTCTGCTCCGTGTTTCCCAACTATCTCGAACAGAACATTAATACCAGTTTGACCCGACATGTGTACTGGCCGGTTGGTAGGTACGTAATTCCTTTACTGCTTGGGTAacttaattactgtacaccctACCGCTCTTTGGCAACGGGTAAGTGAGCATTGGGCTCCTCGCGCCTTCCGAGGTCCCCCGCCCTACAGACTAGTAGAGTGGGGTTACAGCCCTTGGGTCTCCGAACTCGTCCGAAGCTTGAAGTCTAATCTCCAATGTCCGCaatccatcgtcgaggcgaaTCATGTGGTTCAGCACATAAGCGTAGATATGAGTAATAATTCTCGCAGTCGCCAACCCCCGCCGTCGCTTCGCAACCGGACCGTTCTCGGCCTCTCGCACGGCCTGCTGTGGCCTTTCCCACCAAACGAAGTCTTGGGTTGTCCTTGGCAGAATCATCTAGTCCTTCACGGTCCGGCGACCGCGGCGCCGAACTCGACCAGTTGGGTCCTGTGGTGCTTGTTCCGAACCCACCCCCGTTCCCACCCCCATGCGCACCCCCTGTCATCCTTGTAGCTTGTCGCGGTGTTGCGAGGTCGAGACTGCGATCCGACGACTGGGCGCATGGGGCGCTCCGGACAACGAGCGCAGGTGAGAAGGGTGCCCAATCCGCCCGTCGCACCCATTTCAGTGGACCAACCGCCAGCTGGAGCTGTTGGGATGCTCATTCAGCAACCCATGCAGAAGGGTTAGGGTGGAGGTCCGCTGCTTGTGAATCGACGCATTAATCGAGTTTGCAGTGAGTACGAGAGTACTTGAGACACGGGATCAATAAAATGGGTTCGGATAACGTGGGGTTGTTACTTGGAGTACTCCTGTTGTCACTTGGAGAACTTGTGGATGttgtctacagtactccgtacaggtagttGTATAAGTTctagtacatgtatattCCACCAGTGACCTCCGTACTCCattggtgtacggagtacggagttcttgaagagtaatactccgtccgtaccgagtacttatatatgtaagtacacctacaacaagtacttgtgcatgtgcacctacaactacaagtttTCATGAACGAGCCGTTTCCCATTATTGCTTGTATAGGTGTATACTATGGAGAACGTACTTGCCTACGTACATATATGCCTTTCAAAGTATTTACTTACTAaattacttgtatgtacagcatagtactccatactccgtactccgtactgtacttacgagTAATTAcgtgtaattacttgcagtacatgtacctaccaCATTTTCGGGCGATGACGGGTCTGCCAACTGCGGGGGACGTCGCCAAATTCGACCTGCCCATTACTTGCAAGAGCTACATGCTATTTGAAAGCACACATACTCCGTCATAAGCACGCGTCTGGGATAGTTCGCATGACAATACTCTCCGTACGGGTCCAAATATGCATGCACGTTGTGCGATTTCCCAGCAGTCGTTGTGAGATGCGCTTTGCGACCACGTCTCGGCGAGTGATCTACAAGGGGGGTTGCTCCATCTACAGTATGGCGTTTCGCCTATatcttacatgtacttgcatgagACATGAGTTCAAGTGCAGCTCAACCTGCTTACGGCTGTTTCCTGTTCctcgtactctgcactcGGGTTCGTTGAATGCTGGCTCgagttgtacaagtacatatatAATATTACTGGCTTAAATTTACCGATGcttacagcacagtgctCCCTAGCAAATAACTTTCCATTTGCACATCGTCGCTAGTACTGAG of the Drechmeria coniospora strain ARSEF 6962 chromosome 01, whole genome shotgun sequence genome contains:
- a CDS encoding arrestin — encoded protein: MPSHHATDPGTHRAGARSNSSVQLKPAIDVRIDGHFTSKVYTSGSTISGQAVIHTQRDTPFDRFEIIFTGIAATRLDFVQQYPSHSFRPFMKLRMPIPRGTLPESKVFEAGTSYVIPFHFVVPHQLTLGACTHHCSTPGVREQHLRVPPTVGFWEADDQAPEMAQIEYSVKARACRETGKIMEGYHMVKVLPAAPEDPPLDITARDERYNLSKSKTMRKNLFTAKTGKLTATASQPGAVMLSGDGQNASTSIARVSLDFAPSSSGTPPPKINSMSGKIMTATFFGAAPTDLLPNLGSRSAYTANPSLSYATTHSLFNLSPDQVTWQERSISTRRDSGYSSLGVDEDASENNYARGRDRKRKWAKKCTIRHSAILEVPFSIPLTNLKLFLPTFHSCLISRTYTLHLNLSVGPTNTTISLAIPLQIGVETVFPSSFDDGLPSFDSAMAEVEVEEDAAQYHQPRVFRIPDTVQNNGLLPGYDSLGRRSIGAS
- a CDS encoding multispanning membrane protein — translated: MNVRYGEVNVIRSTKYILCYPPFIIGCVPCLLDLPTPPLSVADLVWPLVLALKHPPVINQPTKLLSYPLTNGQQSKVCTENTRTHTLNHPQTHGAFKVAPARYRRLLRHSGAASQPSRSRAQRHSTILIALAPALSADYTRLISPSRPEPAIPISYLDASRNRTGSQRCDIRGPASSTTASADPTFPLCHALRKLGAMTPVLKAGLGALLSVLVLAPANAFYIPGWSVTSHKEGDQVPLLVNKVYSDNTQLQYAYYDLPFVCPPTGKHKTRGGLLSGQSIPLNLGEVLRGDRIVASDIDLVMGTDKPCKFLCNKDVSPRDVRRAKEVIQNGFVAEWIVDNLPGATSFVTSDKTQKYYAAGFKLGHVDVSPSTGKLRYFLYNHHTIVIRYRKAAGRAGDRGERLIVGFEVYPKSVGRDNKRDDSGCPTDLQKITSGFELSMAPNKTGSSDLAGQNNDSLDEDGGEGDASLTIPYTYSVYFREDETIEWSHRWDLYFVNQEEGSHIHWLAIVNSLIICFLLTGIVMIIIAKTVRTDIKGYREAAAEEGKARRRKSRLGKDTTTGLLDPGSGIDNEGDADDDEDDEALEDVTGWKLLHADVFRKPNWGSLLAPLVGSGMQLLFVAIGLVLLSAVGVLNPSFRGGFVSVGLGLFIFAGLFSGYFSARVFRSFDGQNYRGNALLTALLFPGLIFGLVFILNLFVWAQASSTAIPFGTLIAILVLWLCVQVPLVLAGAYYGYVKVGPWEHPTRTAAIQRQIPPQAWYLQPLQSMLLAGLVPFAVIFVELLFVFQFVWQDRSGYYYVFGFLSVVSAILVTTIAEVTVVTVYMQLCSENHRWWWQSFLVGGGSAVWMFGYCIWYYAFKLHISGFVSGLLFFTYSLMACCVYGLLTGTVGFLSAYAFVRQIYSAIKVD